A stretch of Microbulbifer sp. SAOS-129_SWC DNA encodes these proteins:
- a CDS encoding OsmC domain/YcaO domain-containing protein — protein MEINVNFLDNLRLEAKFDDFTVITDQPIRYKGDGSAPSPFDYFLASSALCAAYFVRVYCKARDIPTHNIRLSQNNIVDPENRYNQIFKIQVELPEDISDKDRQGILRSIDRCTVKKVVQTGPEFQIETVENLAEDAQALLMVEPDAAHRTFIEGKDLPLEQTIANMTKILADLGMKIEIASWRNIVPHVWSLHIRDAASPMCFTNGKGATKESALCSALGEFIERLNCNFFYNDQYFGEEIANSDFVHYPNEQWFVPGPDDGLPQGILDDYCMAIYNPDGELAGSNLIDTNSGRADRGICSLPFVRQSDGETVYFPSNLIENLFLSNGMSAGNTLAEAEVQCLSEIFERAVKKQILEQEIALPDVPREVLARYPDILAGIEALEEQGFPILVKDASLGGQFPVMCVTLMNPRTGGVFASFGAHPSFHVALERSLTELMQGRSFEGLNDVPPPTFNSLAVTEPQNFVEHFIDSTGVVSWRFFSARSDYEFVEWDFSGNHHDSNDTEATRLFKILEEMGKEVYVATYEDLGAPACRILVPGYSEVYPVEDLIWDNTNKALDFREDILNLHALDDDALEDLLERLEESQIDNYETIITLIGVEFDENTVWGQLTVLELKLLICLALQRHDEALELVEAFLQYNDNTVERGLFYQAVQAVLEIALDDALELDDFIGNLRRMFGDETMEAVVASVEGSVRFHGLTPTNTQLEGLDRHLRLIESYKKLHAARGARQQQG, from the coding sequence ATGGAAATCAACGTCAACTTCCTCGATAACCTGCGACTCGAAGCCAAGTTTGATGACTTTACGGTCATCACCGATCAGCCGATCCGTTACAAGGGTGACGGCTCGGCCCCGAGTCCGTTCGATTACTTCCTGGCGTCCTCGGCGCTGTGTGCGGCCTACTTTGTGCGTGTTTACTGCAAGGCGCGCGATATTCCCACGCACAATATCCGCCTGTCGCAGAACAATATCGTCGACCCGGAAAATCGCTACAACCAGATCTTCAAGATCCAGGTGGAGCTGCCGGAGGACATCTCCGACAAGGATCGCCAGGGCATTCTGCGCTCGATCGACCGCTGCACGGTCAAGAAGGTGGTGCAGACCGGGCCCGAGTTCCAGATCGAGACGGTGGAGAACCTGGCCGAGGATGCCCAGGCGCTGCTGATGGTGGAACCGGACGCGGCGCACCGCACCTTCATCGAGGGCAAGGACCTGCCGCTGGAGCAGACCATCGCCAATATGACGAAGATCCTCGCGGATCTGGGCATGAAGATCGAGATCGCCTCCTGGCGCAATATCGTGCCGCATGTGTGGTCGCTGCATATCCGCGATGCGGCCTCGCCCATGTGCTTTACCAACGGCAAGGGTGCCACCAAGGAGAGCGCGCTGTGCTCGGCACTGGGCGAGTTTATCGAGCGGCTGAACTGCAACTTCTTCTACAACGACCAGTACTTCGGCGAGGAGATCGCCAACAGTGACTTCGTGCACTACCCGAACGAACAGTGGTTTGTACCGGGGCCGGACGACGGCCTGCCGCAAGGCATCCTCGATGACTACTGCATGGCCATCTACAACCCGGACGGCGAGCTGGCGGGCTCCAACCTGATCGATACCAACTCCGGCCGCGCCGATCGCGGTATCTGCTCGCTGCCGTTTGTGCGCCAGTCCGATGGCGAGACGGTATATTTTCCGTCGAACCTGATCGAGAACCTGTTCCTCAGCAACGGCATGAGTGCCGGCAACACCCTGGCCGAAGCGGAGGTGCAGTGTCTGTCGGAGATCTTCGAGCGGGCAGTGAAAAAGCAGATTCTGGAGCAGGAAATCGCGCTGCCGGACGTGCCGCGCGAAGTGCTGGCCAGATACCCGGATATCCTTGCGGGAATCGAGGCGCTGGAAGAACAGGGCTTCCCCATCCTGGTCAAGGATGCGTCCCTCGGCGGGCAGTTTCCGGTGATGTGCGTAACACTGATGAACCCGCGCACCGGCGGCGTGTTCGCCTCCTTCGGCGCGCATCCGAGCTTCCACGTGGCGCTGGAGCGCAGCCTCACCGAGCTGATGCAGGGCCGCAGCTTCGAGGGCCTGAACGATGTGCCGCCGCCGACTTTCAACAGCCTGGCGGTGACCGAGCCGCAGAACTTTGTCGAGCACTTTATCGATTCCACCGGTGTGGTGTCGTGGCGCTTCTTCAGCGCCAGATCCGACTACGAGTTCGTGGAATGGGATTTCTCCGGCAATCACCACGACAGCAACGACACCGAGGCCACGCGCCTGTTCAAGATCCTCGAGGAAATGGGCAAGGAGGTCTACGTGGCCACCTACGAGGATCTCGGCGCGCCGGCCTGCCGGATCCTGGTGCCGGGCTATTCCGAGGTGTACCCGGTGGAGGACCTGATCTGGGACAACACCAATAAGGCGCTCGACTTCCGCGAGGATATTCTCAACCTGCACGCGCTCGACGACGACGCGCTGGAGGATTTGCTCGAGCGCCTGGAAGAGAGCCAGATCGACAACTACGAGACCATCATCACGCTGATCGGGGTCGAGTTCGATGAGAACACCGTCTGGGGCCAGCTGACAGTGCTGGAGCTGAAACTACTGATCTGCCTCGCGCTGCAGCGCCACGACGAAGCGCTGGAACTGGTGGAGGCCTTCCTGCAGTACAACGACAACACCGTCGAGCGCGGGCTCTTCTACCAGGCGGTACAGGCGGTGCTGGAAATTGCGCTCGACGATGCGCTGGAACTGGACGACTTTATCGGCAACCTGCGGCGCATGTTCGGCGACGAAACCATGGAGGCAGTGGTGGCTTCAGTGGAGGGCAGCGTACGCTTCCACGGCCTGACGCCGACCAATACGCAGCTGGAAGGCCTGGATCGGCACCTGCGCCTGATCGAGAGCTACAAGAAGCTGCACGCGGCGCGCGGCGCGCGACAGCAACAGGGGTAG